One part of the Chryseobacterium mulctrae genome encodes these proteins:
- a CDS encoding dialkylrecorsinol condensing enzyme DarA, whose translation MQKNILVLYYTQTGQLEDIVKNIAQPFEDKKDEYKVTYYNIQLKKDFPFPWPSDVFFNTFPESYLQIPSEIFPPPEEVLNTKFDLILFGYQVWYLTPSIPIISFLKSGFAAGILKNTPVVTISATRNMWMLSQEKLKVYLKNFDAKLVGNIALVDRRDNYTSVLTILRWMTTGQKEKSGILPAAGVSDEEINGAGKYGKIIENHFENNNLANLQPELVKNGAVEIRPFLVRVEKVGNKIFTIWSNLIINKKEKRPLLIKFFKVYLMAAIWIISPIVLIFHILLAPILWTKRQKQKEYLQGINLK comes from the coding sequence ATGCAAAAAAATATACTTGTTCTTTACTATACTCAGACCGGTCAGCTTGAGGATATTGTAAAAAATATTGCACAGCCTTTTGAAGATAAAAAAGACGAATATAAAGTGACGTATTACAACATTCAGCTCAAAAAAGATTTTCCTTTTCCCTGGCCGAGTGATGTTTTCTTTAATACATTTCCCGAATCTTATTTACAGATTCCCAGCGAAATTTTTCCACCACCGGAAGAAGTGCTCAATACAAAATTTGATTTGATTCTTTTCGGATATCAGGTTTGGTATCTTACACCGTCTATTCCGATCATTTCATTTCTGAAAAGCGGTTTTGCAGCTGGTATTTTAAAGAATACACCAGTTGTTACTATTTCTGCAACCAGAAATATGTGGATGCTTTCTCAGGAAAAACTGAAAGTATATTTAAAGAATTTTGACGCTAAACTGGTAGGAAATATTGCATTAGTAGACAGAAGAGACAATTACACAAGTGTTTTGACGATTCTTCGCTGGATGACAACCGGACAAAAAGAAAAATCAGGAATTCTTCCTGCAGCCGGAGTTTCTGATGAAGAGATCAACGGAGCCGGAAAATACGGTAAGATTATTGAAAATCATTTTGAAAATAACAATCTCGCCAATCTGCAGCCTGAGCTGGTAAAAAACGGAGCCGTAGAAATAAGACCTTTTTTGGTAAGAGTTGAAAAAGTAGGGAATAAAATCTTTACAATTTGGTCTAATCTGATTATCAACAAAAAAGAAAAACGACCATTGCTGATAAAATTCTTTAAGGTATATTTGATGGCAGCAATTTGGATCATCTCACCAATTGTGTTGATTTTTCATATCTTGCTTGCTCCAATTTTATGGACGAAAAGACAAAAACAAAAAGAATATTTACAAGGAATTAATTTAAAATAG
- a CDS encoding EpsG family protein: MSLLHPYYLIAIVYMLFFSVQEVFGSKVEKKWFWFLGIYLMILAGLRENVGPDYGSYVMIYVYADTKEYINIFLKALHIQGSENVDLEWLFALINKVLLNVFNAPFYVLTLVIAICAVFFKVEYTDDNTFYPFTFTLFMFIPGFFIGESGQIRQNLGTFIVYFAIRYIKERKLILYLFWMFIASGIHNVCYLFLPMYWLVRVPLNKYLMLILIIASVFASPFEIYRGFGDFLTSIASDSMLVEGFNGYVSLSAERLNGGIGIPEVMMAILTFFLFTFDDEMMEKFPYYEYHKVYAVIGICMYFIFRNNNIFSSRMAGAFIGFAYVIIPNAMYVVSANTKKVIYAFIITLFLFNFIVFSSFKNITNGRFTSELYKNYLLP; encoded by the coding sequence ATGAGTTTACTGCACCCTTATTATCTGATTGCTATTGTTTACATGCTGTTTTTTAGCGTTCAGGAAGTTTTTGGAAGTAAGGTAGAAAAAAAATGGTTTTGGTTTTTAGGAATCTATTTGATGATTCTTGCTGGACTTCGTGAGAATGTAGGACCGGATTATGGAAGTTATGTAATGATTTATGTATATGCTGATACTAAAGAGTATATTAATATATTTCTAAAAGCATTGCATATACAAGGTTCTGAAAATGTTGATTTAGAATGGCTCTTTGCATTGATTAATAAAGTATTGCTTAATGTATTTAATGCACCGTTTTATGTCCTTACACTGGTTATTGCTATTTGCGCTGTGTTTTTTAAAGTAGAATATACTGATGATAATACCTTTTATCCATTTACTTTTACTTTATTTATGTTTATTCCTGGCTTTTTTATTGGAGAAAGTGGACAGATAAGGCAAAACCTTGGAACTTTTATCGTGTATTTTGCCATACGTTACATCAAAGAAAGAAAGCTTATTCTCTATCTTTTCTGGATGTTTATTGCTTCGGGTATTCATAATGTCTGTTATCTCTTTTTACCAATGTATTGGCTTGTTCGTGTTCCTTTAAACAAATACTTGATGCTGATTTTAATCATTGCTTCTGTTTTTGCTTCGCCATTTGAGATTTATAGGGGGTTCGGAGATTTCTTGACGAGTATTGCATCAGATAGTATGCTTGTAGAGGGCTTTAACGGGTATGTAAGCTTATCTGCTGAAAGATTGAATGGTGGAATTGGTATCCCGGAAGTAATGATGGCAATTCTTACATTTTTCCTGTTTACGTTTGATGATGAAATGATGGAGAAATTTCCGTACTATGAATATCATAAAGTTTACGCAGTGATAGGTATTTGTATGTATTTTATTTTTAGGAACAATAATATATTTTCTTCCAGAATGGCAGGAGCTTTTATCGGCTTTGCATATGTCATTATTCCTAATGCCATGTATGTAGTTTCCGCAAATACAAAAAAGGTCATTTATGCTTTTATAATTACATTATTTCTGTTTAATTTTATCGTATTCTCAAGCTTTAAAAATATTACAAACGGAAGGTTTACATCTGAACTTTACAAAAATTACTTACTACCTTAG
- a CDS encoding ABC transporter permease, with product MELREENLINIHHFLPHRNPMLMADYILELTPEKVVTSFEITPDNIFVHNNQFVEAGLIEHSAQTSSSILGQSFFENPESNTKVIGFITNIKKIEVFGLPQVGDQIISKASLISQYENICNIFCETFLDDLLLIRTQISLFIQEIES from the coding sequence ATGGAATTAAGAGAAGAAAACCTCATCAATATTCATCATTTTTTGCCTCATCGCAATCCGATGTTGATGGCAGATTATATTCTGGAGCTTACTCCGGAAAAAGTGGTGACTTCTTTTGAGATTACTCCAGACAATATTTTTGTACACAACAATCAGTTTGTAGAAGCGGGATTAATTGAACATTCTGCGCAAACCTCATCATCAATTCTTGGGCAAAGCTTTTTTGAAAATCCGGAATCGAATACTAAGGTAATCGGATTTATTACCAACATCAAAAAAATTGAAGTTTTCGGGCTACCTCAAGTTGGGGATCAGATTATTTCTAAAGCTTCCTTGATTTCGCAATACGAAAACATCTGCAATATTTTCTGTGAAACCTTTCTGGATGACCTATTGCTGATTCGTACGCAAATCAGTTTGTTTATTCAGGAAATAGAATCATAA
- a CDS encoding M16 family metallopeptidase, whose amino-acid sequence MKKIFISLSLFVMLQAAAQKFETQKQTDAQGYSFETVKNDQSGVRVYTLKNGLKVYLAKNDDAPRIQTYIPVRTGSNNDPSDNTGLAHYLEHMVFKGTSHLGTQDWAKEKAILKQISDLYEQHKAEKDPEKKKALYKKIDEVSQEASKYTIANEYDKAISSLGATGTNAHTWLDETVYKNNIPANELEKWLKVEKERFSELVLRLFHTELEAVYEEFNRAQDNDGRLVNYALMDALFPKHPNGQQTTIGTSEHLKSPSMEAIHKYFDTYYVPNNMAVVLVGDLDFDKTIKLVDQYFGAFKYKELPMKKMVSEEPMTSIVSRTVKSPSTPRMTIAWRTDSNGTKEARLATMVGEILSNNGDAGLIDLNINQKQATLGAGAYANPLKTYGSFNMYVTPKDGQSFDAAKKLLFAQIDLIKKGEFPDWMLKAIVNDMRVQRMKGWETADGLATTLYGAYIGERTWEQELDEINQFEKITKSDIVKFANDFFKDNYVVIYKEKGVNDKLVRVENPGITPIKLNRDAQSPFLKDILSTKVAEIKPQFVDYKTAIATTEIKDKKVSFVNNKYNKVAQVSYIFPFGTDNDKELSLGVSVLQYLGTDKYTPEQLKEEFYKLGISNSFRTTNDQTFITLSGLEGNMKKGVELLNHWLKNVKADQTIYNQTVKTILESRDVAKKDKNRIMAALSNYAKYGKDSRMTDIISKERLQNINVTELMSKIKTLNNYPYEVFLYGESQKDLEKAVKPFIANATLQPAKAKVYAEPATGGKVYFANYDMVQMEMSKIAKGSDVNLANFGKANVFNEYFGRGLSSIVFQEIRESKSLAYSAYVSYATANEKDHPNYVTNYIGTQSNKLPLAVNAMNELMADFPQIPAQFENSKGSALKQIASNRINRTNIFYNQMALKKLGVDYDIRKDVYSEIQSLTLPQLTGFYNTEIKPLMYNTAIIGKRENLNMESINKMGQFKEVTLEEIFGY is encoded by the coding sequence ATGAAGAAAATTTTTATTTCTCTTTCTCTTTTTGTGATGTTGCAAGCTGCTGCACAAAAATTTGAAACGCAGAAACAAACGGATGCTCAAGGCTACAGCTTCGAAACTGTGAAGAATGACCAGTCAGGAGTAAGAGTCTATACTTTGAAAAATGGTTTAAAAGTATATCTTGCTAAAAATGACGACGCACCGAGAATTCAGACTTATATTCCGGTAAGAACAGGTTCTAATAATGATCCTAGCGACAATACCGGTCTTGCTCATTACTTAGAGCATATGGTTTTCAAAGGGACTTCACATTTGGGAACTCAGGATTGGGCAAAAGAAAAAGCTATTTTAAAGCAAATTTCTGATCTTTACGAACAGCACAAAGCGGAAAAAGATCCTGAAAAGAAAAAAGCACTTTATAAAAAAATAGACGAGGTTTCTCAGGAAGCTTCAAAATATACAATTGCCAACGAATACGACAAAGCAATTTCCTCTTTGGGGGCAACAGGAACTAATGCTCATACCTGGTTAGACGAAACTGTTTACAAAAATAATATTCCTGCAAACGAGCTTGAAAAATGGCTTAAAGTTGAAAAAGAGCGTTTTTCTGAATTGGTTTTAAGACTTTTCCATACAGAATTGGAAGCGGTTTACGAAGAATTCAACAGAGCGCAGGATAATGACGGACGTTTGGTAAATTATGCATTAATGGATGCACTTTTCCCAAAACATCCAAACGGTCAGCAAACAACAATTGGTACTTCAGAGCATTTGAAAAGTCCTTCAATGGAGGCGATCCACAAATATTTTGATACCTACTATGTTCCTAATAACATGGCAGTAGTTTTGGTTGGAGATCTTGATTTCGACAAAACTATAAAATTAGTTGATCAATATTTCGGAGCATTCAAATACAAAGAATTGCCAATGAAGAAAATGGTTTCAGAAGAACCAATGACTTCTATTGTAAGCAGAACTGTAAAAAGCCCATCTACACCAAGAATGACAATTGCCTGGAGAACAGATTCTAACGGAACTAAAGAGGCAAGATTGGCAACAATGGTAGGAGAGATCTTGAGCAACAATGGTGATGCTGGATTAATTGACCTTAACATTAATCAGAAACAAGCCACTTTAGGAGCGGGAGCTTATGCAAATCCTTTAAAAACATACGGGTCTTTTAATATGTATGTAACTCCGAAAGATGGGCAGAGTTTTGATGCTGCGAAAAAATTACTTTTTGCTCAGATAGATTTAATTAAAAAAGGAGAGTTCCCAGATTGGATGCTGAAAGCTATCGTAAACGATATGAGAGTTCAGCGTATGAAAGGTTGGGAAACTGCGGATGGTTTGGCAACAACGCTTTACGGAGCTTATATTGGTGAAAGAACCTGGGAACAGGAACTTGACGAAATTAATCAGTTTGAGAAAATTACAAAATCTGATATTGTAAAATTTGCCAATGATTTCTTTAAAGATAATTATGTTGTGATTTACAAAGAGAAAGGAGTAAATGATAAATTGGTTCGTGTAGAAAACCCAGGAATCACACCAATTAAACTGAACAGAGATGCGCAATCGCCTTTCCTTAAAGATATTTTAAGTACAAAAGTTGCAGAAATAAAACCTCAGTTTGTTGATTACAAAACTGCTATTGCGACGACTGAGATCAAAGATAAAAAAGTAAGTTTCGTTAACAACAAATACAATAAAGTTGCTCAGGTAAGTTATATTTTCCCTTTCGGAACAGATAACGATAAAGAGCTTTCTTTAGGTGTAAGTGTTTTACAGTATTTAGGAACTGATAAATATACTCCTGAGCAACTGAAAGAAGAATTCTACAAATTAGGAATTTCAAACAGCTTCAGAACGACTAATGATCAAACGTTTATTACATTAAGCGGTCTTGAAGGAAATATGAAAAAAGGGGTAGAATTGTTGAATCACTGGTTGAAAAACGTAAAAGCAGATCAGACAATTTACAACCAAACGGTAAAAACCATTCTTGAATCCAGAGATGTTGCTAAGAAAGACAAGAACAGAATTATGGCAGCACTTTCCAATTATGCTAAATACGGGAAAGACTCCAGAATGACTGATATTATTTCTAAAGAAAGGCTTCAGAATATCAATGTAACTGAATTGATGTCGAAGATCAAGACTTTAAATAATTATCCTTACGAAGTTTTCTTGTACGGAGAAAGCCAGAAAGATCTTGAGAAAGCGGTAAAACCATTTATTGCAAACGCAACTTTACAGCCTGCAAAAGCGAAAGTATATGCAGAGCCTGCAACTGGAGGAAAAGTATATTTTGCTAATTACGACATGGTACAAATGGAAATGTCTAAAATTGCAAAAGGAAGCGATGTAAATCTTGCCAACTTCGGTAAAGCCAATGTTTTCAACGAATATTTTGGTAGAGGTTTATCTTCGATCGTATTCCAGGAGATCAGAGAGAGTAAATCTTTGGCATATTCTGCTTACGTTTCTTATGCTACAGCAAATGAAAAAGACCATCCGAATTATGTAACCAATTACATCGGAACTCAGTCTAATAAATTACCTTTAGCGGTAAATGCAATGAATGAATTGATGGCAGATTTCCCACAAATTCCTGCTCAGTTTGAGAATTCTAAAGGATCGGCTTTAAAGCAGATTGCATCTAACAGAATCAACAGAACAAATATTTTCTACAATCAAATGGCTCTTAAAAAGTTAGGAGTTGATTATGATATCAGAAAGGATGTTTATTCTGAAATTCAGTCGTTGACATTGCCTCAATTGACTGGTTTCTATAACACAGAAATTAAACCATTGATGTATAATACGGCCATTATCGGGAAAAGAGAAAACCTGAATATGGAATCGATCAACAAAATGGGACAGTTTAAAGAAGTGACTTTAGAAGAAATCTTTGGATATTAA
- a CDS encoding GLPGLI family protein, translating into MKYLLFFLMISVFGFSQKFSFIYETRYKSNTQKPDDINTINMILDFEGNTSIFREVEDKKADSAKLNNGNGMMKMGVENQFYVKKDVSKNTVEKIITYLGTDYLLPIDEKLNWKIAVEQKTIGKYKVQKAETNYGGRNWVAWFTTELPFSNGPYIFGGLPGLIISIQDTDNHYSFNLTEVKKGGNLFDIRTKTVKIDWKKYETLAKSYYNDPFDLLSKIGRKVTMTDANGNKVDITERIKVMQNYIQEEDNPLELNHKINYK; encoded by the coding sequence ATGAAATATCTTTTATTCTTTCTTATGATTTCAGTATTTGGTTTTTCACAAAAATTTAGTTTTATATATGAGACTAGATATAAATCGAATACTCAAAAACCAGATGATATCAATACCATCAATATGATTTTAGATTTTGAAGGTAATACATCCATTTTTAGGGAAGTGGAAGACAAAAAAGCTGATTCCGCAAAATTGAATAATGGTAACGGAATGATGAAAATGGGAGTTGAAAACCAATTCTATGTTAAAAAAGACGTATCGAAAAATACAGTAGAAAAAATCATCACTTATTTAGGAACCGATTATCTCTTACCAATTGATGAAAAATTAAATTGGAAAATTGCTGTCGAACAAAAAACAATAGGAAAATACAAAGTTCAAAAAGCCGAAACGAATTACGGCGGAAGAAATTGGGTTGCTTGGTTTACAACAGAATTGCCTTTTAGTAACGGCCCTTATATTTTTGGCGGTTTGCCCGGTTTGATTATTTCGATTCAAGACACTGACAATCATTATTCTTTCAATTTGACAGAAGTAAAAAAAGGTGGAAACCTATTTGATATACGAACAAAAACGGTGAAAATTGACTGGAAAAAATACGAAACTTTAGCAAAATCATATTACAACGATCCCTTCGATTTACTTTCTAAAATTGGAAGAAAAGTTACCATGACCGATGCTAATGGAAACAAAGTAGACATTACAGAACGTATCAAAGTAATGCAAAATTATATTCAAGAAGAAGATAATCCATTAGAATTAAATCACAAAATAAATTATAAATAA
- a CDS encoding MMPL family transporter gives MIQETMHRFFIHLYYFISKNRLISIAAALGILLVCGFFASKINFEEDINQIIPKNEKSDLTAKVLTQLNFSDKIIVIVEKKSKDDNFQLSETADTFLNKIEPLKKYIGSVQGKVNDNEISETFDFVNQNLPLFLNEKDYAEIERKLNKDSIAKQVENNYVSLVSPTSLVTKDFIKKDPLGITFLGIKKLNALNISKDFKLEDNYIVTKDGKNLLLFIDPKNKSNDTKNNEVFVNQLNEIKDEVNKTFSGKTEISYFGSPVIAVANAQQIKKDIQNTVIISMTVLLILLIYYFRNFFTPLIVFLPTVFAVFISLMILYFIKDKISAISLSVGAILIGITIDYALHILTHYKHNNNIEELYKEITQPIILSSATTAVSFLCLVFVRSEALKDLGLFASITVFLSSFAALIIVPQLYHPKADKEKTNTNFIDKIGSYPYEKNKPLIIGCSLIIIACLFGFRHVGFNEDIGDLNYIPKDLKISEAKLEKLSDITSKSIYTISYGDSESEALTRNSKLSQFLEKEKQEGKILSYNSIGNVVLSEKDQQKKVEQWNQFWNQNKKDQTISELVENGNKFGFNASAFDQFNENLNKPYSTLSLKDYEKVKALQISEFLSNEKGFYTVSNVVKVDEKNRDAFIKDVEKSHEALAIDRQQMNENFLGLLKRDFNTLINYSLLAIVLTIIVFFRNFELSLLTMFPIVLTGVVTAGILYFLGLELNIFSTVVCTLVFGVGDDFSIFLTKAMQKEHTNGKNELPTYRTSIILAVFTTILSIGSLIFAKHPALHSLALVALIGMFSVIVITSTLYPFWFRFLITNRQKKGLSPITLRLFLRSVFSFIYYGLGGLIFSFFGHFFVRKAKGKTLDNIKKAIALFLKSVLHVTPFVKKTVIRNPNEDFSKPAVIIANHTSFLDTLAIAMTTHKIVYLVNDWVWNSPVFGKLVRALGFFPVSQGIENGKEKLKEKIDQGYSLVVFPEAERSYTNDVKRFHKGAFYLAEEFGLDILPLYIHGNSEVQPKGDFIIYDGSITVKVGDRILKDDLNFGKDYSERTKKINAYFRDEFAKLRNEIEDENYFKKKLLLSFLYKENEVVKPVKEDFNKNKSVYFELNKHIPNDATIFHIADDFGQKDILLTLQQAGRRVFSLINDEEKRLVAKNNYLVQRRKIFYIDNQNQINKKVDVLLISDENFNLNDIKDLPETIILLNSKNQTFENPNYKEVVISESIKIFRHE, from the coding sequence TTGATTCAAGAAACCATGCATCGTTTTTTCATCCATTTATATTATTTTATTTCTAAAAACCGACTTATTTCTATTGCTGCAGCATTGGGAATCTTACTGGTTTGTGGTTTTTTTGCTTCGAAAATTAATTTTGAGGAAGACATCAACCAGATTATTCCGAAAAACGAAAAATCTGATCTTACGGCAAAAGTTCTCACGCAACTCAATTTTTCAGACAAGATTATCGTCATTGTTGAAAAAAAATCAAAAGACGACAATTTTCAGCTTTCAGAAACTGCCGATACTTTTTTAAATAAAATTGAACCTTTAAAAAAATACATCGGTTCCGTTCAAGGAAAAGTAAATGACAATGAAATTTCGGAGACTTTCGATTTTGTCAACCAGAATCTTCCTTTGTTTTTAAATGAAAAAGATTACGCGGAAATCGAAAGAAAGCTCAACAAAGACAGCATTGCCAAACAGGTTGAGAATAATTATGTTTCGCTGGTCTCTCCTACAAGCTTAGTAACTAAAGATTTCATCAAAAAAGATCCTTTAGGAATTACTTTTTTAGGAATCAAAAAACTGAATGCGCTCAATATCAGTAAAGATTTTAAGCTCGAAGACAATTATATCGTCACCAAAGATGGAAAAAATCTTTTGCTTTTCATCGATCCTAAAAATAAAAGCAACGACACCAAAAACAACGAAGTTTTCGTCAATCAATTAAACGAAATCAAAGACGAAGTCAACAAAACTTTTAGCGGAAAAACTGAGATCAGTTATTTCGGTTCGCCTGTAATTGCCGTTGCCAATGCCCAACAAATCAAGAAAGACATTCAGAATACAGTTATTATTTCAATGACGGTTCTTTTGATTTTACTAATTTATTATTTCAGAAATTTCTTTACACCGTTAATTGTATTTCTACCAACCGTTTTTGCCGTTTTCATTTCACTGATGATTTTATATTTTATTAAAGATAAAATCTCGGCAATTTCGCTCAGCGTCGGTGCGATTCTCATCGGAATCACTATTGATTATGCTCTTCACATTCTCACGCATTACAAGCACAACAATAATATTGAAGAGCTTTATAAAGAAATTACACAACCTATTATTCTGAGTAGTGCAACTACAGCGGTTTCATTTTTATGTCTGGTTTTCGTTCGTTCTGAAGCCTTAAAAGATCTCGGTCTTTTTGCTTCGATTACGGTTTTCCTTTCTTCTTTTGCAGCGTTGATTATCGTTCCGCAACTGTATCATCCTAAAGCAGATAAAGAGAAAACCAACACCAATTTCATCGATAAAATAGGAAGTTATCCTTACGAAAAGAACAAGCCTTTGATTATCGGATGTTCTCTGATTATCATTGCCTGTCTTTTCGGTTTCAGACACGTTGGTTTTAATGAAGATATTGGCGACTTAAATTATATTCCAAAAGATTTAAAAATAAGTGAAGCCAAGCTTGAAAAACTGTCCGACATCACTTCAAAATCGATTTACACTATTTCTTATGGAGATTCTGAAAGTGAAGCTTTAACAAGAAACTCTAAATTGAGTCAGTTTTTGGAAAAAGAAAAACAGGAAGGAAAAATTTTAAGCTACAATTCTATTGGAAATGTTGTTCTCTCAGAAAAAGACCAACAGAAAAAAGTAGAACAATGGAATCAGTTTTGGAATCAAAATAAAAAAGACCAGACGATTTCTGAATTAGTTGAAAACGGAAATAAATTTGGTTTCAATGCTTCCGCATTTGATCAGTTTAATGAAAACTTAAATAAACCTTATTCTACTTTAAGTTTAAAAGATTATGAAAAAGTAAAAGCACTCCAAATCTCAGAATTTTTGAGCAATGAAAAAGGATTTTATACTGTTTCGAATGTTGTAAAAGTGGATGAGAAAAACAGAGACGCATTCATTAAAGATGTCGAAAAAAGCCACGAAGCTTTAGCAATCGACCGTCAACAGATGAATGAAAACTTTTTAGGTTTACTGAAACGAGATTTTAATACACTGATTAACTATTCTCTTTTGGCGATTGTTTTAACGATTATTGTTTTCTTCAGAAATTTTGAATTGTCTCTTTTAACAATGTTTCCTATTGTTTTAACAGGAGTCGTTACCGCAGGAATTCTCTATTTTTTAGGATTGGAATTAAATATTTTCAGCACCGTTGTTTGTACTTTGGTTTTTGGTGTGGGTGATGATTTTAGTATTTTCTTGACGAAAGCAATGCAGAAAGAGCATACGAACGGGAAAAATGAGCTTCCGACTTACAGAACATCTATTATTTTGGCGGTTTTCACAACCATTTTATCAATTGGTTCGTTGATTTTTGCAAAACATCCGGCTTTACATTCTTTAGCTTTAGTTGCTTTAATCGGTATGTTTTCGGTGATTGTGATTACCTCCACTTTATATCCGTTTTGGTTTAGATTTTTGATTACTAACAGACAAAAGAAAGGATTGTCACCAATTACTTTAAGGTTATTTTTACGTTCAGTCTTCTCATTTATATATTATGGTTTGGGTGGACTTATCTTTTCTTTCTTCGGACATTTTTTTGTGAGAAAAGCCAAAGGAAAAACGTTAGACAATATCAAAAAAGCCATTGCTTTATTTTTAAAATCGGTTTTGCATGTTACCCCATTTGTAAAGAAAACTGTAATAAGAAATCCGAACGAAGATTTCAGCAAACCAGCAGTAATTATTGCCAATCACACCTCATTTCTCGATACTTTGGCGATTGCAATGACAACACACAAGATTGTTTATCTTGTCAACGATTGGGTATGGAATTCTCCAGTTTTTGGTAAGCTGGTAAGAGCTTTGGGCTTTTTCCCGGTTTCTCAGGGCATCGAAAATGGAAAAGAAAAATTAAAAGAAAAAATCGACCAAGGCTATTCATTAGTTGTTTTCCCTGAAGCAGAAAGATCTTACACCAACGATGTGAAACGCTTTCACAAAGGGGCTTTTTATCTGGCTGAAGAATTCGGTTTGGATATTTTACCACTTTACATTCACGGAAATTCTGAAGTACAGCCAAAAGGCGACTTCATTATCTACGACGGAAGTATTACCGTAAAAGTAGGAGACAGAATTCTAAAAGATGATTTAAATTTTGGAAAAGATTATTCCGAAAGAACGAAAAAAATCAATGCTTATTTCAGAGATGAGTTTGCCAAACTGAGAAATGAAATTGAAGACGAAAATTATTTTAAAAAGAAACTGCTTTTAAGCTTCTTATATAAAGAAAACGAAGTCGTAAAACCTGTAAAAGAAGATTTTAATAAAAACAAATCGGTTTATTTTGAACTGAACAAACATATTCCGAATGATGCAACGATTTTTCATATTGCAGATGATTTTGGACAAAAAGATATTTTGCTGACTTTGCAACAAGCCGGAAGAAGAGTTTTCAGTTTAATTAATGATGAAGAAAAAAGACTGGTTGCAAAAAACAATTATCTGGTACAGAGACGAAAAATTTTCTACATTGATAATCAGAACCAAATCAATAAAAAAGTTGATGTGCTTTTAATTTCTGACGAGAATTTTAATCTTAATGATATCAAAGATTTACCCGAGACTATTATTTTATTGAATAGTAAGAATCAAACTTTTGAAAATCCTAATTATAAAGAGGTTGTTATTTCAGAATCAATAAAAATATTTAGGCACGAATAA
- a CDS encoding beta-ketoacyl-ACP synthase III produces MYDVFITKASTYLPNEPVSNDEMETYLGYINDKPSKAKALILRNNKIKTRYYALDKNGKSTHTNAQITAKAIEGLFDENFKKEDMELLSCGTTSADQIQPSHASMVHGELNIGKSVEINTSTGLCNSGMNALNYGFLNIKAGIKDNAVCVGSERMSAWMTADKFNHEAENLKLLEERPIVAFKREFLRWMLSDGAGAFLLENKPRENETSLKIEWIDFYSYAHEIDACMYSGCEKQEDGSLKSWAEYPAEEWLNQSIFALKQDTKLLDQYILVKGAESLRTSFTKHDLDPDSIDHVLAHISSGYFKEGLKEEFAKVGLDFPWEKWFYNLSEVGNIGAGSIFIAVEQLLNSGKLKKGERIMLCVPESGRFAYSCALLTVC; encoded by the coding sequence ATGTACGACGTATTTATAACAAAAGCTTCAACATACTTGCCGAATGAGCCGGTTTCTAATGATGAAATGGAAACGTATCTTGGCTATATAAATGACAAACCGTCAAAAGCAAAAGCACTGATTCTAAGAAATAATAAAATTAAAACCAGATATTACGCTTTAGATAAAAACGGAAAATCTACACACACCAATGCGCAGATTACCGCAAAAGCAATTGAAGGTCTTTTTGATGAAAATTTCAAAAAAGAAGACATGGAATTGCTTTCGTGCGGAACAACATCTGCAGACCAGATTCAACCTTCTCATGCGTCAATGGTTCATGGTGAACTGAACATCGGAAAATCTGTTGAAATTAATACCTCAACTGGACTTTGTAATTCAGGAATGAACGCTTTAAATTATGGTTTCTTAAATATTAAAGCCGGAATTAAAGACAATGCAGTCTGTGTAGGGTCTGAAAGAATGTCTGCGTGGATGACTGCCGATAAATTTAATCACGAAGCTGAAAACTTAAAACTTTTGGAAGAAAGACCTATCGTTGCTTTCAAAAGAGAATTTTTGAGATGGATGCTTTCTGACGGAGCCGGAGCATTTCTTTTAGAAAATAAACCAAGAGAAAACGAAACTTCTCTAAAAATAGAATGGATTGATTTCTATTCTTATGCTCATGAGATTGACGCGTGTATGTATTCTGGTTGTGAAAAACAGGAAGACGGAAGCTTAAAATCTTGGGCAGAATATCCTGCTGAAGAATGGCTGAACCAATCGATTTTTGCTTTAAAACAAGATACTAAACTTTTAGATCAATACATTTTGGTAAAAGGTGCAGAAAGTTTGAGAACTTCCTTCACCAAACACGATCTTGATCCTGATTCTATCGACCATGTTTTGGCACATATTTCTTCCGGTTACTTTAAAGAAGGCTTAAAAGAGGAATTTGCTAAAGTAGGTCTTGATTTCCCTTGGGAAAAATGGTTCTATAACCTTTCGGAAGTTGGAAACATCGGAGCGGGCTCAATCTTTATTGCTGTTGAGCAATTGCTTAATTCCGGTAAACTTAAAAAAGGAGAAAGAATCATGCTTTGTGTTCCTGAAAGTGGAAGATTTGCTTATTCTTGTGCATTATTAACAGTTTGCTAA